From Polynucleobacter difficilis, a single genomic window includes:
- the fabI gene encoding enoyl-ACP reductase FabI, with translation MGFLSGKRILITGLLSNRSIAYGIAKACHREGAELAFTYVGDRFKERTVEFANEFNSKLIFDCDVGSDEQIAALFSDLAKTWPQFDGFVHAIGFAPREAIAGDFLDGLSREGFKIAHDISAYSFPAMAKAALPMLNANGALLTLTYLGSMRNVPNYNTMGLAKASLEASVRYLAGSLGPKGIRVNGISAGPIKTLAASGIKGFGKILSAVEATAPLRRNVSIDDVGNAASFLMSDLANGITAEIIYVDNGFSQVVGGMDEA, from the coding sequence ATGGGCTTTTTATCGGGCAAACGGATTTTAATCACCGGCCTCCTTTCTAACCGCTCCATTGCCTATGGCATTGCCAAGGCCTGCCACCGCGAAGGCGCTGAATTGGCCTTTACTTATGTAGGCGATCGCTTCAAGGAACGTACCGTCGAATTTGCCAATGAATTCAATTCCAAGCTGATTTTTGACTGCGATGTGGGCAGCGACGAGCAGATTGCGGCTCTATTTAGTGATTTAGCCAAAACCTGGCCCCAGTTTGATGGCTTTGTACACGCCATTGGCTTTGCACCGCGCGAAGCCATTGCGGGTGACTTTTTAGACGGCCTCAGTCGCGAAGGTTTCAAGATTGCCCACGATATCTCAGCCTATAGTTTTCCAGCCATGGCCAAAGCGGCCTTGCCGATGCTCAACGCGAATGGTGCACTGCTGACCTTGACCTATTTAGGCTCGATGCGCAATGTCCCCAACTACAACACCATGGGCTTAGCGAAGGCCTCCCTCGAAGCATCGGTACGCTACCTTGCTGGATCACTCGGTCCTAAAGGTATTCGGGTCAATGGTATTTCAGCGGGGCCGATTAAAACCTTGGCCGCCTCCGGCATTAAAGGCTTTGGCAAAATTTTGAGCGCCGTCGAGGCCACCGCGCCATTGCGCCGCAATGTCTCGATTGATGACGTTGGCAATGCTGCGTCCTTCTTGATGTCGGATCTTGCCAATGGCATTACCGCTGAAATCATTTACGTAGACAACGGCTTTAGCCAAGTCGTTGGCGGTATGGACGAGGCTTGA
- a CDS encoding extracellular solute-binding protein, with the protein MAVLLLLGVIGFGGKADAAQGIAQYGKPKYPDGFAHFDYVNPNAPRGGTLTLPNPDRRTSFDKFNPFTLRGVTAPGVSQLMFESLAVGSADEVSSAYGLIAEDIAVAADKRSVTFRIRPEARFSDDSPILAADVKHSFDTLMSKLANPQFRTVYADVKQAVVVSERVIRFDFKEPNSELPVMVGGLPIFSRSWGKKPDGTITPFDKLAFEHPIGSGPYVIESYRAGKTMVFKRNPNYWADRDGKTVNVRVGFFNFDRIHYKLYADDAVRLEAFKAGEFDALVEYRAKNWAKSYVGPKFNNGSLLKKAFINHNGAGMQGFAVNIRRPLFQDERVRQALGYALDFQWLNRQLFYDQYGRISSYFMNSDLSANFDGPAKPEGDELKLLQRLKAQFPQAVPDAVFMPMPPPPTTVEPSSLRQNLLKARDLLAQAGWTYRDGALRNAKGEPFRFEMVEDGPFFLRVISSYVRNLEKLGIKVDVRTSDFALHQKRMNEYDFDMTTIRFPDSQSPGNELYDRFGSKAAEEKGSDNVIGVRSPAVDALIDAIVRAETRTQLQTATRALDRVLWNSYYVIPQWYNPTHRVAFKSEMRYPEPPLYYTAESWILLNWWKADKSQ; encoded by the coding sequence ATGGCGGTCCTACTGTTATTAGGGGTGATTGGCTTCGGGGGAAAGGCTGACGCAGCCCAAGGCATAGCGCAATATGGCAAGCCCAAGTACCCCGATGGCTTTGCCCATTTTGATTACGTTAATCCCAATGCGCCCCGGGGCGGCACTTTAACCCTGCCCAATCCCGATCGCCGCACCAGTTTTGATAAGTTCAACCCCTTTACCTTGCGTGGCGTGACTGCGCCGGGTGTATCCCAGTTGATGTTTGAGTCCTTGGCGGTTGGTAGTGCTGATGAAGTGTCCAGTGCATATGGCTTGATCGCAGAAGATATTGCAGTTGCGGCAGACAAAAGGTCAGTGACGTTTCGGATTCGGCCTGAGGCCCGTTTTTCGGACGATAGTCCGATCTTGGCTGCAGACGTTAAGCACAGCTTTGATACCTTAATGAGTAAATTAGCCAATCCGCAATTTCGGACTGTGTATGCCGATGTGAAGCAAGCGGTCGTGGTATCGGAGCGCGTGATTCGCTTTGACTTTAAAGAGCCCAATAGCGAGTTGCCGGTGATGGTTGGCGGCTTACCGATCTTTTCGCGCAGCTGGGGTAAGAAACCCGATGGCACGATAACCCCATTTGATAAGTTGGCCTTTGAACATCCCATCGGCAGTGGCCCCTACGTGATTGAGTCCTATCGCGCTGGCAAGACCATGGTGTTTAAACGCAATCCCAACTATTGGGCTGATCGCGATGGCAAAACCGTTAATGTACGGGTTGGCTTTTTTAACTTCGACCGCATTCATTACAAACTCTACGCCGACGATGCAGTGCGCTTAGAAGCATTTAAAGCCGGCGAGTTTGATGCCTTGGTGGAGTACCGCGCTAAAAATTGGGCCAAGAGTTATGTAGGGCCTAAATTCAATAATGGCAGCTTATTGAAGAAGGCCTTTATCAATCACAATGGTGCCGGCATGCAAGGTTTTGCTGTCAATATTCGCAGGCCCTTATTTCAGGATGAGCGCGTGCGTCAGGCGCTCGGTTATGCGCTGGATTTTCAGTGGCTCAATCGCCAACTGTTTTACGATCAATACGGCCGTATTAGCAGTTACTTCATGAATAGCGACCTCAGCGCTAATTTTGATGGACCTGCAAAACCCGAGGGCGATGAGTTAAAGCTTCTGCAAAGACTAAAAGCGCAGTTCCCACAAGCGGTTCCCGATGCTGTGTTTATGCCAATGCCACCGCCTCCTACAACTGTAGAGCCAAGCAGTTTGCGCCAAAATTTACTCAAGGCGCGCGACTTGTTGGCGCAAGCCGGGTGGACTTACCGCGATGGCGCTCTGCGCAATGCCAAAGGCGAACCATTTCGCTTTGAGATGGTTGAAGATGGCCCCTTCTTTTTGCGGGTGATCTCATCGTATGTGCGTAATTTAGAAAAATTAGGCATCAAGGTAGATGTGCGTACCAGTGACTTTGCTTTGCATCAAAAGCGCATGAATGAATACGATTTTGATATGACCACGATTCGTTTCCCGGATTCGCAAAGTCCAGGCAACGAGCTCTACGATCGCTTTGGCAGTAAAGCGGCTGAAGAAAAAGGATCAGACAATGTGATCGGCGTTCGCTCACCGGCAGTTGATGCTTTGATCGATGCGATTGTTCGCGCAGAGACGCGCACACAACTGCAAACGGCTACACGCGCGCTCGATCGGGTGTTATGGAATAGTTACTATGTGATTCCGCAGTGGTACAACCCAACGCATCGCGTGGCCTTTAAGAGCGAAATGCGTTACCCTGAGCCGCCGCTGTATTACACCGCTGAATCGTGGATTTTATTGAACTGGTGGAAGGCGGACAAATCCCAATGA
- a CDS encoding microcin C ABC transporter permease YejB: MLSYIVKRILLMIPTLLGVLTLTFAVVQFVPGGPVEQLMLELKGKGDAAVSGAESSGGGSNYRGRQGIDAERLAEVKALYGFDKPPLERYFAMLKRFAQFDLGQSYYQHQSVWQLIVSKLPVSISIGLWTFFISYLISIPLGIAKAVREGSRFDAVTSTMILVGYAIPGFVLGVLLLVIFGGGSFLQIFPLRGLTSDNWNDLTMMGKVLDYLWHLVLPITASVLGSFAVITMLTKNSFLEEIRKQYVLTARAKGLSEKQVLWKHVFRNALLPLVTGFPAAFVGAFFTGSLLIETLFTLDGLGLLAYESVMRRDYPVVFGTLYLFTLIGLFTKLISDICYVLVDPRIQFGAGGGS, encoded by the coding sequence CTGCTCTCCTATATTGTTAAACGCATTTTGCTGATGATTCCAACCTTGCTTGGCGTCCTCACATTGACGTTTGCCGTAGTGCAGTTTGTTCCGGGCGGTCCAGTAGAGCAGTTAATGCTCGAGCTCAAAGGCAAGGGCGATGCTGCTGTGAGCGGGGCTGAGTCTTCCGGTGGCGGCAGTAATTACCGTGGCCGCCAAGGGATCGATGCCGAACGCTTGGCTGAAGTAAAAGCCTTATACGGTTTTGATAAACCCCCATTGGAGCGCTACTTTGCAATGCTTAAACGCTTTGCCCAATTTGATTTGGGGCAGAGCTACTACCAGCATCAAAGCGTCTGGCAGCTCATCGTATCCAAGCTACCGGTCTCGATCAGTATTGGTCTGTGGACCTTTTTTATTAGCTACCTCATATCCATTCCCTTGGGTATTGCCAAAGCAGTGCGCGAGGGTAGTCGCTTTGATGCGGTCACCAGCACCATGATCTTGGTGGGCTATGCTATTCCGGGATTTGTGCTGGGTGTGTTGCTCTTGGTTATTTTTGGTGGCGGTAGCTTTTTGCAAATCTTTCCATTACGGGGTCTGACATCCGACAACTGGAACGATCTAACCATGATGGGTAAGGTCCTTGATTACCTTTGGCATTTGGTGCTACCGATTACGGCATCGGTACTCGGCAGTTTTGCTGTCATCACGATGCTGACTAAAAACTCCTTTTTAGAAGAGATACGTAAGCAGTATGTGCTGACGGCACGAGCCAAAGGCTTAAGTGAAAAACAGGTGCTCTGGAAGCACGTTTTCCGTAACGCCTTATTGCCCTTGGTGACGGGCTTTCCGGCTGCATTTGTAGGCGCTTTTTTTACCGGCTCACTGCTGATTGAAACCCTATTCACACTCGATGGTTTGGGCTTACTGGCGTATGAGTCGGTAATGCGCCGTGACTATCCAGTGGTCTTTGGCACCCTGTACCTCTTTACCTTAATTGGCCTTTTTACCAAACTGATTTCGGATATTTGTTATGTCTTGGTTGATCCGCGGATTCAGTTTGGCGCTGGGGGCGGCTCATGA
- a CDS encoding ABC transporter permease has protein sequence MNRWQRFKANRLGYTSLWIFLILFGLSVCAELIANDKPLVVRYQGQFYFPILQSQPETVFGGDFATPTDFLDPDIRRSITSKGNWAVYPPIPYSFETLNYFAKSPNPAAPSMDNWLGTDDRGRDVLARLIYGFRLSILFGLALTIVGVTVGIITGALMGFFGGKFDLVTQRAIEIWSAMPELYLLIIFASIFTPSIWLLVVLLAAFSWMGLSDYVRAEFFRNRALEYVRAARALGLTNMQIMRRHILPNSLTPVITFLPFRMSAAILSLTSLDFLGLGVPPGTPSLGELLAQGKGNLDAWWISLSTFVVLVSTLLLLTFMGEALRDAFDSRKSGAVLGAR, from the coding sequence ATGAATCGGTGGCAGCGCTTCAAAGCCAATCGCCTGGGCTACACCAGTCTATGGATCTTTCTGATTCTCTTTGGTCTGAGCGTATGCGCAGAGCTCATCGCCAATGACAAACCACTGGTCGTGCGCTATCAAGGTCAGTTTTATTTCCCTATTCTGCAGAGTCAGCCAGAAACCGTTTTTGGTGGTGACTTTGCGACGCCGACGGATTTCTTGGATCCGGATATTCGGCGCAGCATCACAAGTAAAGGGAACTGGGCAGTGTATCCACCGATTCCCTATAGTTTTGAAACCCTTAACTACTTTGCGAAGTCACCCAATCCGGCGGCGCCTTCCATGGATAACTGGCTCGGCACGGACGATCGTGGGCGCGATGTATTGGCGCGTTTAATTTATGGCTTTCGTTTATCCATCTTATTTGGCCTTGCTTTGACTATCGTGGGCGTGACCGTTGGCATTATAACGGGCGCGCTGATGGGGTTTTTTGGCGGTAAGTTCGATTTAGTTACCCAGCGCGCCATTGAGATTTGGTCGGCGATGCCTGAACTCTACTTGCTGATTATTTTTGCGTCGATTTTTACCCCGAGTATTTGGCTCTTGGTGGTTTTATTGGCCGCATTTAGTTGGATGGGTTTATCCGATTACGTCCGCGCTGAATTTTTCCGTAATCGCGCTTTGGAATATGTTCGAGCAGCGCGTGCCTTGGGCTTAACCAATATGCAAATCATGCGGCGCCATATCTTGCCTAATAGCTTAACGCCCGTGATCACCTTTTTGCCATTTCGCATGAGTGCGGCAATTCTATCCCTCACCAGCCTGGACTTTCTTGGCCTGGGCGTCCCTCCAGGTACGCCGAGTTTGGGCGAGTTATTGGCCCAAGGAAAAGGCAATCTGGATGCATGGTGGATCTCGCTTTCTACTTTTGTCGTGTTAGTTTCTACTTTGCTATTGCTCACCTTCATGGGCGAAGCCTTGCGCGATGCATTTGATTCCCGTAAGAGTGGCGCAGTATTGGGGGCGCGCTGA
- a CDS encoding ABC transporter ATP-binding protein, which yields MSEQSTLVTPLLRYDNLSISFGAGRREKFAVKNLNLDIGVGERVALVGESGSGKTLSALAPLRLLPEGAKIQGQLIWTPVSAKQAQLEQQSSPQSTDLLTLSEPAIREIRGRDIAMIFQEPMTALNPLFTIGNQIVEAVLVHAPLTSKAECMEKAIALLRKTGIPEPERRFYSYPHQLSGGQRQRAMIAMALACKPRLLIADEPTTALDVSLRMQILELLIELQAEAKGDQGMSILLITHDLNLVRHFAERVAVLNQGNLMECGSTTQVFEHPENTYTEALVNSKPVRALLPVMPLAPVLLSADNLHVSYPGSKSGNPLQLLSFFKKPPRHTVLKKVQFELRQGQTIGVIGESGSGKTTLGMAILGLLGDSAAQVGGTVNVLGNDWHLLDSAARRNLRSSLQVIFQDPFGSLSPRMTVLQIVSEGLDVHFPNLSASEREGRVLDMLKEVGLDRSALQRYPHEFSGGQRQRIAIARALVLRPQILVLDEPTSALDVSIQKQVLALLTELQKKYNLAYIMISHDLAVIRAMSHQIMVLKEGKVVEFGETEALIAHPKQAYTKQLFTAAEMA from the coding sequence ATGAGCGAACAGTCAACATTAGTCACTCCTTTGCTGCGTTACGACAATCTCTCGATTTCCTTTGGAGCCGGGCGACGTGAAAAGTTTGCAGTCAAAAACCTGAATCTGGATATTGGCGTCGGCGAACGCGTTGCCTTGGTTGGCGAATCGGGTTCTGGAAAAACGCTCTCCGCTTTGGCTCCGCTGCGCCTCTTACCGGAGGGCGCAAAGATACAAGGGCAATTAATTTGGACTCCGGTGAGTGCAAAGCAAGCCCAATTAGAGCAGCAATCTTCGCCGCAATCGACTGACTTACTTACACTCTCAGAGCCCGCTATCCGAGAAATTCGGGGGCGCGATATTGCCATGATTTTTCAGGAGCCGATGACGGCTTTAAATCCGCTGTTTACGATTGGCAATCAAATTGTTGAAGCAGTCTTGGTGCATGCGCCCCTCACATCGAAAGCGGAGTGCATGGAAAAGGCGATTGCACTTTTGCGTAAGACCGGCATCCCTGAGCCCGAGCGCCGTTTTTATTCCTATCCACACCAACTGTCCGGCGGACAACGTCAGCGCGCCATGATTGCTATGGCCTTGGCCTGTAAGCCCCGTTTGTTGATTGCCGATGAGCCAACGACTGCTTTGGATGTTAGTTTGCGGATGCAAATCTTGGAGCTTCTGATTGAGCTGCAAGCCGAGGCAAAGGGTGATCAGGGTATGAGCATTTTGCTGATTACCCACGACCTGAATTTAGTGCGCCATTTTGCAGAGCGTGTGGCAGTTTTAAATCAAGGCAATTTGATGGAGTGCGGCTCCACTACGCAGGTCTTTGAGCACCCCGAAAATACCTATACCGAAGCCTTGGTGAACAGCAAGCCAGTACGTGCGCTCTTGCCCGTAATGCCACTAGCCCCGGTGTTACTCAGCGCCGACAATCTCCACGTTTCCTATCCCGGATCAAAATCAGGGAATCCGTTGCAGCTTTTATCCTTTTTTAAAAAACCACCGCGCCATACCGTGCTTAAAAAAGTGCAGTTTGAATTACGGCAAGGGCAGACTATTGGGGTCATTGGGGAATCTGGATCCGGCAAAACGACTTTAGGCATGGCGATTTTGGGTTTGCTGGGTGATTCTGCTGCCCAGGTTGGCGGTACGGTTAATGTGCTCGGCAATGATTGGCATTTACTGGACTCTGCAGCCAGACGCAATCTGCGCTCAAGCTTGCAGGTGATTTTTCAGGATCCATTTGGATCGCTATCGCCGCGCATGACTGTCCTGCAAATTGTGTCTGAAGGACTGGATGTCCATTTTCCGAATCTATCCGCGAGTGAACGCGAGGGTCGGGTGCTCGACATGCTCAAAGAGGTTGGTTTGGATCGATCGGCTTTGCAGCGTTACCCCCATGAATTTTCTGGAGGGCAGCGCCAACGGATTGCGATTGCGCGCGCGCTCGTATTGCGCCCCCAAATTTTGGTTTTGGATGAGCCCACCTCGGCTTTGGATGTGTCGATTCAGAAGCAGGTTCTGGCGCTGCTGACCGAGCTACAGAAAAAGTACAACCTGGCTTACATCATGATCAGCCATGATTTGGCTGTGATTCGGGCGATGTCGCACCAGATCATGGTCTTAAAAGAGGGCAAGGTAGTCGAGTTTGGTGAGACCGAGGCCTTAATCGCCCATCCCAAGCAGGCCTATACCAAGCAGCTATTTACTGCCGCAGAAATGGCTTAG